The following proteins come from a genomic window of Corallococcus sp. NCRR:
- a CDS encoding ArnT family glycosyltransferase, translating into MSAPLQPHLAPDPHRTRLDGLLLVALVVWGLAQLAPHLAHPAIYNWDEAMHQAATRGTHDTFFTPHLYKDPLYPSDIRHWWAANVWMHKPTGPFWFGALMMHVVGVTPLALRLASLLGHLAAGAAIYLIARRPAGRAWATLAAVGFLALPFGWQLVQGRFFGDVTDCTLAGCNAVAVALLFHATRERSWKWGLAAGAVVGLGFLCKTGLALTPLGVAATLWLLGRLRFCPGPRLATVVAMGAAAFVVAAPWSLYSAWRWPELHDLESRVTRAHLFPDPSVDVGPWRRPLDAVLNEVNRTSLQPLPNVLPLAAFCWLLVRAVRKRDLETVGLALWVGATWLVLSLGTVKVPAIAWGAVPAVLAALAIAGSDAWRHPTLAALLLAALGTPLAMEHLPALTRMRESLPASWGQTRTLPGLAEGLVMAFFAGAFTAVVWRLARRPAWMTGALGLVASGVLAWHLAVTLPVEKARYEKEHLEELYVSHSREVGLALSRNTPERSVVFAALDSDAPLNFENLNLMFWSGRMTYRRAPDVALAHERGYHPYLVSPLAERYAPVPGVPPQAALRAYDLDAPLPQPAPLPDGITPLSVRQGNLEVLGFASRKLGHGLERYAFYVRALGLPQPLRVTFHGPDGIVERVLEPGATLRRPQALVGAAWFILPALGPPRAKVTHLEFGAVGQRVAVSPP; encoded by the coding sequence ATGAGCGCCCCCCTCCAGCCCCACCTCGCCCCTGACCCGCACCGGACGCGGCTCGACGGCCTGCTCCTCGTGGCGCTCGTCGTCTGGGGGCTCGCGCAGCTGGCGCCGCATCTGGCCCATCCCGCCATCTACAACTGGGACGAGGCGATGCATCAGGCCGCCACGCGCGGCACGCACGACACCTTCTTCACGCCGCACCTCTACAAGGACCCGCTCTACCCGAGCGACATCCGGCACTGGTGGGCCGCGAACGTCTGGATGCACAAGCCCACGGGCCCCTTCTGGTTCGGGGCGCTGATGATGCACGTGGTGGGGGTGACGCCGCTCGCGCTGCGGCTGGCCTCGCTGCTGGGCCACCTGGCCGCGGGGGCCGCCATCTACCTCATCGCCCGGCGGCCCGCGGGGCGGGCGTGGGCCACGCTGGCGGCGGTGGGGTTCCTGGCGCTGCCCTTCGGTTGGCAGCTGGTGCAGGGGCGCTTCTTCGGGGACGTGACGGACTGCACGCTGGCGGGCTGCAACGCCGTGGCGGTGGCGCTGCTCTTCCACGCCACGCGGGAGCGCTCCTGGAAGTGGGGGCTCGCGGCGGGAGCCGTGGTGGGGCTGGGCTTCCTCTGCAAGACGGGGCTCGCGCTGACGCCGCTGGGCGTGGCCGCGACGCTGTGGCTGCTGGGCCGGCTGCGCTTCTGTCCGGGCCCCAGGCTCGCCACGGTGGTGGCCATGGGGGCCGCGGCCTTCGTGGTGGCGGCGCCGTGGAGCCTCTACTCCGCGTGGCGCTGGCCGGAGCTGCACGACCTGGAGTCGCGCGTCACGCGCGCGCACCTCTTCCCTGACCCCTCCGTGGACGTGGGGCCCTGGCGCCGCCCGCTGGACGCCGTCCTCAACGAGGTCAACCGCACGAGCCTCCAGCCGCTCCCGAACGTGCTGCCCCTGGCCGCCTTCTGCTGGCTGCTGGTGCGCGCCGTGCGCAAGCGGGACCTGGAGACGGTGGGGCTCGCCCTGTGGGTGGGGGCGACGTGGCTCGTCCTGTCGCTGGGCACGGTGAAGGTCCCGGCCATCGCCTGGGGCGCGGTGCCCGCGGTGCTGGCCGCGCTGGCCATCGCGGGCTCGGACGCGTGGCGCCATCCGACGCTCGCGGCGCTGCTCCTGGCGGCGCTCGGCACGCCGCTGGCCATGGAGCACCTGCCCGCGCTGACGCGGATGCGCGAGTCGCTCCCCGCGTCCTGGGGCCAGACGCGGACGCTCCCGGGGCTCGCCGAAGGGCTGGTGATGGCCTTCTTCGCGGGGGCGTTCACCGCCGTGGTGTGGCGGCTGGCGCGCCGGCCCGCGTGGATGACGGGCGCGCTGGGGCTCGTGGCGTCGGGCGTGCTCGCGTGGCACCTGGCCGTCACGCTGCCGGTGGAGAAGGCGCGCTACGAGAAGGAGCACCTTGAAGAGCTGTACGTCAGCCATTCGCGCGAGGTGGGGCTGGCGCTGTCCCGGAACACGCCGGAGCGCAGCGTCGTCTTCGCCGCGCTGGACTCGGATGCGCCGCTCAACTTCGAGAACCTGAACCTCATGTTCTGGAGCGGGCGCATGACGTACCGGCGGGCTCCGGACGTGGCCCTCGCGCACGAGCGCGGGTATCACCCCTATCTCGTCTCCCCGCTCGCGGAGCGCTACGCGCCCGTGCCGGGAGTGCCGCCCCAGGCCGCGCTGCGCGCCTACGACCTGGATGCGCCGCTGCCCCAGCCCGCGCCCCTGCCTGATGGCATCACGCCCTTGTCCGTGCGGCAGGGGAACCTGGAGGTGCTCGGCTTCGCGTCCCGGAAGCTGGGCCACGGCCTGGAGCGCTACGCCTTCTATGTCCGGGCGCTCGGCCTGCCCCAGCCGCTGCGGGTCACCTTCCACGGCCCGGACGGCATCGTGGAGCGCGTGTTGGAGCCCGGAGCGACGCTGCGCAGGCCCCAGGCCCTGGTGGGCGCGGCGTGGTTCATCCTGCCCGCGCTGGGGCCGCCCCGCGCGAAGGTGACCCACCTGGAGTTCGGCGCCGTGGGGCAGCGCGTGGCCGTGTCACCTCCGTGA